A section of the Petrimonas sulfuriphila genome encodes:
- a CDS encoding RNA polymerase sigma factor RpoD/SigA, giving the protein MRQLKITKSITNRESASLDKYLQEIGREDLITVEEEVELAQAIKKGDRKALEKLTRANLRFVVSVAKQYQNQGLSLPDLINEGNLGLIKAAEKFDETRGFKFISYAVWWIRQSILQALAEQSRIVRLPLNQVGSLNKISKAFQKFEQENERRPSAEELALELDLSVDKVTDSLKVSGRHISMDAPFVEGEDNSLLDVLVNDDAPIADRTLINESLQKEIDRALATLTDRESDIIKMFFGIGCQEMTLEEIGDKFQLTRERVRQIKEKAIRRLRQDSRSKLLKSYLG; this is encoded by the coding sequence ATGAGACAATTAAAGATTACAAAATCGATCACAAATCGTGAAAGCGCTTCTTTGGACAAATACCTTCAGGAGATAGGCCGCGAAGACCTGATAACAGTGGAGGAAGAAGTGGAATTGGCTCAGGCAATTAAAAAAGGTGACAGGAAAGCTCTTGAAAAATTGACCCGAGCTAATTTGCGGTTTGTCGTGTCTGTGGCAAAACAATACCAAAACCAGGGGCTTAGCCTTCCCGACCTGATTAACGAGGGAAACCTCGGGTTGATAAAAGCTGCCGAGAAATTCGATGAAACCCGGGGATTTAAATTCATCAGTTACGCGGTGTGGTGGATCCGTCAATCTATCCTGCAGGCGTTGGCCGAGCAATCGAGAATCGTTCGTCTGCCGCTTAATCAGGTGGGGTCTTTGAACAAAATCAGCAAGGCTTTCCAGAAATTTGAACAGGAGAACGAGCGGCGTCCTTCTGCTGAAGAACTGGCCTTGGAGCTTGACCTTTCGGTTGATAAGGTGACGGATTCGCTGAAGGTTTCAGGAAGGCATATATCGATGGACGCTCCTTTTGTTGAGGGTGAGGACAATAGTCTGCTGGATGTCCTCGTAAACGACGATGCGCCCATTGCAGACAGGACACTGATTAACGAATCGTTGCAAAAAGAGATTGATCGTGCTCTGGCCACCCTTACCGACCGTGAAAGCGACATCATCAAGATGTTTTTTGGCATAGGTTGTCAGGAGATGACACTGGAGGAGATTGGAGATAAATTTCAACTTACCCGCGAACGTGTGCGTCAGATAAAGGAAAAAGCCATAAGGAGGCTTCGTCAGGATTCCAGGAGTAAACTGTTAAAAAGCTATTTGGGCTGA
- a CDS encoding OmpA family protein, translating to MKKFSLLLITALFAFGMSAQEVQNVSNGTVYLKDKASDHWYIGLGGGTNLYLTKAENDADASFGDRLGWMGQLEVGRWNSPVWGTRLVIDGGHIKHVANVPFGPEQNWLGGHLDIMWSMTNALGGYNADRVWNLAPYLGIGYMYGLDEDWKKPNPNGETLKFQNQSLTYNVGLINNFQISRSVALFLELGWRVMQESFDGSPTSGDYDYDSMLTGTAGIKFGLGKQDFTPAELMDYNLINDLNSQINRLRAENEELRKRPESCPDCPEVAPAVTESVYVPNVVFFRIDSYKIDKGQQVSVYNTAEYLKANPNATVKIVAYADRQTGTPAYNLALSEKRAKAVADALTSEYGIDSSRISVDWKGDTEQPYAENDWNRVAIFFAE from the coding sequence ATGAAAAAGTTTAGTTTACTTTTAATTACGGCTCTTTTTGCATTCGGCATGAGTGCACAAGAAGTACAAAACGTTTCCAACGGTACGGTGTACCTGAAGGATAAAGCTAGTGACCATTGGTATATTGGTCTTGGTGGTGGAACAAACCTCTATCTTACTAAAGCAGAGAACGATGCAGATGCAAGTTTCGGCGATCGTTTAGGATGGATGGGACAACTTGAAGTTGGAAGATGGAATTCTCCGGTATGGGGTACCCGTCTGGTTATTGACGGCGGTCATATTAAACACGTAGCTAACGTACCTTTCGGACCTGAACAAAATTGGTTGGGCGGTCATCTTGATATAATGTGGAGCATGACCAATGCTTTGGGTGGTTACAATGCTGATAGAGTATGGAACCTTGCTCCCTATCTTGGTATTGGTTACATGTATGGATTGGATGAAGATTGGAAGAAACCGAATCCAAACGGTGAAACATTAAAATTCCAAAATCAATCCCTTACTTACAACGTTGGTTTGATCAACAACTTCCAGATTTCAAGAAGCGTGGCTTTATTCCTCGAATTGGGATGGAGAGTAATGCAGGAATCTTTTGACGGAAGCCCAACAAGCGGAGATTACGACTACGACAGCATGCTTACCGGAACCGCAGGAATCAAATTCGGCCTTGGTAAACAAGATTTCACTCCTGCTGAGTTGATGGATTACAACCTGATCAACGATTTGAACAGCCAGATCAACAGACTTCGCGCAGAAAACGAAGAACTCAGAAAAAGACCGGAATCTTGCCCGGATTGTCCTGAAGTTGCTCCTGCAGTTACTGAAAGTGTTTACGTTCCTAACGTAGTATTCTTCCGCATCGACTCTTATAAGATTGATAAAGGCCAGCAAGTTAGCGTTTACAACACTGCTGAATACTTGAAAGCTAATCCTAACGCAACCGTTAAGATCGTTGCTTACGCCGACAGACAAACAGGTACACCTGCTTACAACCTGGCTCTTTCTGAAAAACGTGCTAAAGCCGTTGCTGACGCATTGACTTCGGAATACGGAATTGACAGCAGCCGCATCTCTGTTGACTGGAAAGGTGATACTGAACAGCCTTACGCAGAAAACGACTGGAACCGCGTAGCTATCTTCTTTGCTGAATAA
- a CDS encoding DUF5320 domain-containing protein, whose product MPKMDGSGPVGQGCGTGRKLGNCSSLSPEEKAKGLGLGMGKRRKAGGGDGNRKRHQEGNQF is encoded by the coding sequence ATGCCAAAAATGGACGGTAGCGGTCCTGTCGGACAAGGCTGTGGAACAGGACGAAAATTAGGTAATTGTAGTTCGCTTTCACCTGAAGAAAAAGCGAAAGGGTTGGGACTTGGAATGGGGAAGCGCCGCAAGGCAGGCGGAGGAGACGGTAATAGAAAACGTCACCAGGAAGGAAATCAATTTTAA
- a CDS encoding DUF134 domain-containing protein, with translation MSRPKQNRKISNPPLMQGFKPFGIPRKMLKEVTLLYDEYEAIRLLDYEGLRQEQAAKQMNVSRPTLTRIYEQARKTIAQALVEGNMVNIEGGNVQFDREWFRCRRCYKLVGGRENHVRCKDCKIYGNDELMPINADGK, from the coding sequence ATGTCGCGTCCCAAACAAAACCGAAAAATATCCAATCCTCCCCTGATGCAGGGATTTAAGCCGTTTGGTATCCCGCGAAAAATGTTGAAAGAGGTTACTTTGTTGTATGATGAATATGAGGCCATCCGTTTACTGGATTACGAAGGATTGCGTCAGGAACAGGCAGCGAAGCAGATGAACGTATCCCGGCCTACCTTGACGCGCATTTACGAACAGGCCCGCAAGACCATTGCTCAGGCGTTGGTGGAAGGGAACATGGTCAATATTGAGGGTGGCAACGTGCAGTTCGACAGGGAGTGGTTTCGCTGTAGACGTTGTTATAAGTTGGTCGGGGGGAGGGAGAATCATGTTCGTTGCAAGGACTGCAAAATATATGGAAACGACGAGTTGATGCCCATAAATGCAGACGGGAAATGA
- a CDS encoding MBL fold metallo-hydrolase — MKIAVLSDNRAEGGSLEPEHGLSLYLETAQFSCLLDVGASDRFIRNAEKMNIDIRAVDFVFISHGHMDHIGGLPAFLEFNQTAPVYLSENLLSQIYYSERNGFHRISLDVDLTPYEDRFVNVGPGIVFSHELTLSMASSRQYPRLKANQALYKDAGEGIVPDDFDHEIIFAFGSEQLFVYSGCAHRGLLNILDSVRLSTGKKVGTLMGGFHLLDSEKGRLYESPDEIDSIASALKTNYPETNFITGHCTGEKVYERLRNKLGNQLNRFYTGYTTIIE, encoded by the coding sequence ATGAAAATTGCAGTGCTGTCTGATAATCGGGCTGAGGGTGGGTCGCTGGAACCGGAACACGGGCTTTCCCTCTATCTGGAAACTGCGCAATTCAGCTGTTTGCTAGATGTGGGTGCTTCTGACCGATTTATAAGGAACGCTGAAAAGATGAATATTGATATCCGTGCAGTAGATTTTGTATTTATCTCTCACGGGCATATGGATCATATCGGTGGTTTGCCTGCCTTCCTGGAGTTTAACCAAACGGCGCCTGTTTATCTCTCAGAAAACCTGTTGAGTCAAATCTATTACTCCGAAAGAAACGGATTTCACCGGATAAGCCTCGATGTAGATCTTACACCTTATGAAGACCGTTTTGTCAATGTGGGGCCAGGAATTGTTTTCAGTCATGAGCTTACCTTGTCTATGGCCTCTTCCCGTCAGTATCCCCGTCTCAAAGCAAATCAGGCCTTGTACAAGGATGCCGGAGAAGGAATTGTTCCGGACGATTTCGACCATGAGATCATTTTTGCTTTTGGTTCGGAGCAACTGTTTGTCTATAGCGGTTGCGCACATAGGGGGCTCTTGAATATCCTGGATTCCGTCAGGTTGTCCACCGGGAAAAAAGTGGGAACACTGATGGGCGGCTTTCATCTGCTCGATAGTGAAAAAGGACGGCTGTATGAATCTCCGGATGAAATAGATTCAATTGCTTCAGCGCTTAAAACGAATTATCCGGAGACCAACTTCATTACAGGACATTGTACTGGAGAAAAGGTTTATGAACGGCTCCGGAATAAATTGGGAAATCAACTGAACCGGTTTTACACCGGATACACAACAATAATTGAATAA
- a CDS encoding DUF2721 domain-containing protein, producing MEQLSLTTPSLLFSAISLLMLAYTNRFLSYAQLVRNLKEKVIEDKSSVALPQIANLRKRLNLIQSMQVYGIMSLLLCVVSMFFIYIKMYNAAGYIFGIALILLIVSLAICVREIQISMRSLNLHLHDMEEIEK from the coding sequence ATGGAACAATTAAGTTTAACTACGCCGTCGCTGTTGTTTTCGGCTATATCTTTACTGATGCTTGCCTACACTAACCGGTTCTTGTCTTATGCACAACTGGTCAGAAACCTGAAAGAGAAAGTGATCGAAGATAAAAGTTCAGTAGCGCTTCCGCAAATTGCCAATTTACGAAAAAGGCTAAACCTCATCCAGAGCATGCAGGTTTACGGAATAATGAGCCTTTTGTTGTGTGTGGTAAGCATGTTCTTCATTTATATAAAAATGTATAATGCAGCCGGCTACATCTTTGGCATTGCATTGATCCTGCTTATAGTTTCTTTAGCCATATGCGTACGCGAGATACAAATTTCGATGCGGTCGCTAAACCTGCATTTACACGACATGGAAGAAATTGAAAAATAA
- a CDS encoding bifunctional UDP-N-acetylmuramoyl-tripeptide:D-alanyl-D-alanine ligase/alanine racemase, whose protein sequence is MKYSILKIASILGIKNQNIAEGEISLLLTDSRKLSSPQETLFFAIETKQNDAHKFISDLYGSGVRNFVVTKLFPEWKSFTDVNFLKVTNTLHALQKLAAYHRKQFSIPVIGITGSNGKTIVKEWLYQLLEEDYNITRSPRSYNSQTGVPLSVWEMTENTTLAIFEAGISQPDEMKYLEPVIRPTIGVFTKLGEAHQENFSSQQQKCMEKMELFVNSNVFIYEEDNKIINQSADRMVLSQKSFCWSRKDPDAPLYIRKTEKNGNKTTIHYSFLNFEYSVSIPFTDEASIENAISCLAVMLYLNVKPGTISERMMKLEPVAMRLDVRQGKNNCTIINDTYNSDINSIKIALDFQQQRKVEQSLKKTLIISDILQTGLLPKSLYKHVAELVQQSGIEKLIGIGHDICENSEVFTVREKHFFRSTEDFIRSNTWKEFENELILLKGARRYHFEQINELLEQRIHETVLEVDLDALVHNFNFYKSRISPQTKLICMVKANGYGAGAVEIAKTLQYHRCAYFAVAVAEEGIELRKEGISTPIIVLNPEVNGFEELFSKDLEPEVYNFRILDAFIREAERRGITNYPIHLKIDTGMHRLGFLPAQIPELLERLKSQKGLKVKSVFSHLAASESWMFDSFTQEQIDIIDVAHREIGEKLGYPVWKHILNSAGIERFINAQWDMVRLGIGLYGVSASGLNGLKNVSTLKTTILQIQEIPNHETVGYGRKEALNRDAKIATIRIGYADGLDRKSGNRKGKVWINGKYAPIVGNVCMDLCMIDITGIDAKEGDSVIVFGENLPVLEVAESIDTIPYEILTSISPRVKRIYVKE, encoded by the coding sequence TCATTTCCGATTTATACGGATCGGGCGTAAGGAACTTCGTGGTGACCAAGCTTTTTCCGGAATGGAAATCCTTTACGGATGTCAACTTCCTGAAAGTTACCAACACGCTTCACGCACTGCAGAAACTAGCGGCCTATCACCGGAAACAGTTCAGTATCCCCGTCATCGGGATAACCGGAAGCAACGGAAAAACCATTGTCAAAGAGTGGCTGTACCAGCTTCTGGAGGAAGACTACAACATCACCCGTTCACCCCGGAGCTACAACTCCCAAACCGGCGTTCCGTTGTCCGTCTGGGAAATGACCGAAAACACCACCTTAGCCATATTCGAAGCCGGGATCTCCCAACCCGATGAGATGAAGTATCTGGAACCGGTTATCCGCCCCACGATCGGTGTTTTCACGAAGCTGGGGGAAGCACATCAGGAAAATTTCTCCTCGCAGCAACAGAAGTGCATGGAGAAAATGGAACTTTTCGTTAACAGCAACGTGTTTATTTACGAAGAGGACAACAAGATCATTAATCAATCAGCCGACAGGATGGTATTGTCGCAAAAATCGTTTTGTTGGTCTCGAAAAGACCCCGATGCCCCGCTTTACATCCGTAAAACGGAAAAAAACGGAAACAAAACCACCATTCACTACTCGTTCCTCAACTTCGAGTACTCCGTCTCCATACCATTTACAGATGAGGCATCCATTGAGAACGCCATCAGCTGCCTGGCTGTTATGCTTTACTTAAACGTTAAGCCCGGGACAATCTCAGAACGCATGATGAAACTGGAGCCTGTAGCGATGCGCCTGGACGTACGTCAAGGAAAAAACAACTGCACCATCATCAACGACACATACAATTCAGACATTAATTCCATAAAGATCGCGCTCGATTTCCAGCAACAGCGAAAAGTAGAACAATCGTTGAAAAAAACGCTGATTATCTCCGATATCCTGCAAACGGGGTTATTGCCGAAATCGCTATACAAACATGTAGCAGAACTGGTGCAGCAAAGCGGGATCGAAAAGCTTATCGGGATCGGACACGATATTTGTGAGAACAGTGAGGTATTCACTGTCCGGGAGAAACATTTTTTCCGCTCTACCGAAGATTTCATCCGTTCCAATACATGGAAAGAATTCGAAAACGAGCTGATTCTGTTGAAAGGCGCCCGGAGATATCATTTCGAGCAGATCAACGAGCTTCTGGAACAACGGATTCACGAAACCGTACTGGAGGTCGACCTGGATGCCCTCGTTCATAACTTCAACTTCTATAAATCGAGAATATCCCCGCAAACGAAACTCATCTGCATGGTGAAAGCCAACGGATATGGAGCCGGCGCCGTGGAAATTGCCAAGACTCTTCAATATCACCGTTGCGCATATTTTGCCGTCGCCGTTGCGGAGGAAGGAATTGAGTTGAGAAAGGAAGGCATTTCCACTCCGATAATTGTGTTGAACCCGGAAGTTAACGGATTTGAGGAGTTGTTTTCGAAAGACCTGGAACCCGAAGTGTATAATTTCAGGATATTGGATGCATTTATCCGGGAAGCCGAAAGACGCGGCATAACCAACTATCCCATTCACCTGAAGATTGACACCGGCATGCACCGGTTGGGATTCCTTCCCGCTCAGATACCGGAACTCCTGGAAAGGTTAAAATCACAAAAAGGATTAAAGGTGAAGTCGGTTTTCTCCCACCTCGCTGCTAGTGAAAGCTGGATGTTCGACAGCTTTACACAGGAACAGATCGATATTATTGATGTCGCCCACCGGGAAATTGGGGAGAAACTGGGATATCCTGTCTGGAAACATATCCTAAATTCCGCAGGCATTGAACGATTTATCAACGCACAATGGGATATGGTTCGCCTGGGAATAGGATTATACGGAGTGAGCGCAAGCGGATTAAACGGGCTGAAGAACGTCTCCACACTCAAAACTACCATTCTGCAGATCCAGGAGATCCCAAACCACGAGACGGTAGGCTACGGAAGGAAAGAGGCCCTAAACCGCGATGCGAAAATAGCCACTATCCGAATTGGCTATGCCGACGGGCTGGACAGAAAATCAGGGAACAGGAAAGGAAAAGTATGGATAAACGGCAAATATGCCCCCATCGTGGGAAATGTCTGCATGGACCTCTGTATGATTGACATTACCGGCATCGATGCGAAGGAAGGTGATTCGGTGATCGTCTTCGGTGAAAACCTGCCGGTATTGGAGGTAGCCGAAAGCATAGACACCATCCCTTACGAAATCCTGACTTCCATTTCTCCCCGTGTAAAGCGTATATACGTAAAAGAATAA